TTATGAAAAAGCAAATAAACTTGAATTACCAAAAAAAGAGTTAGAAAAATATATATTAGATAATTTATCAGATTAATTATCTAATATTAGCTCTTTATCATATATTGCAGTTGCAGTAGTATTTCTCTGTTTTTTTAATTCCATATCTACATACTTACCTATAATATCTTGTTTTTTTACAAAAGCTAATGTTTGTTTCTTTTTATGAGGTCTATATTGATAAATAATAAATCCAGCTTCATTCATAGATAATCTAACAGGAGTAGCAACTGCATATGTAGTTATAATTGTATTTTCATATGATAAGTTAAATAATAGGTCAAAATACTCTTTTGTCCATAACTCTTTATTTACATCACTTGAAAAGGCATCTTGGTATATGATATCAAACTTTACATTTAAATTTTTTAAATATTCTCTTGCATTGCCTATATATATAGATATAGTGATATTTTCATCTTCATAATAGTATTTAGTACTTAATTCCTTAATAA
Above is a genomic segment from Arcobacter sp. CECT 8986 containing:
- a CDS encoding tRNA (5-methylaminomethyl-2-thiouridine)(34)-methyltransferase MnmD — its product is MNSIQTEDGSNTLFSSQYNQHYHNIKDGAIFETLTKHVIPAFIFHKNKEELNILDICFGIGYNTLATIDYIKKNNLKTKVKIYSPELNKELIDSLKDFSYPNEFKELSYIIKELSTKYYYEDENITISIYIGNAREYLKNLNVKFDIIYQDAFSSDVNKELWTKEYFDLLFNLSYENTIITTYAVATPVRLSMNEAGFIIYQYRPHKKKQTLAFVKKQDIIGKYVDMELKKQRNTTATAIYDKELILDN